Proteins encoded in a region of the Haloarcula sp. CBA1129 genome:
- the aglJ gene encoding S-layer glycoprotein N-glycosyltransferase AglJ translates to MADRDDVCILLPTFNEAETIESVVSGFREQGFDNVLVIDGGSTDKTQEVAESAGARVVEQSGSGKGQAVREAVARHIEQPYVLMADGDATYRPDEADRLLEPLLSGQAAHVIGNRFADMQPGAMTKLNQIGNRIINSAFETIHGRDLTDILSGYRAFTRQSFQRSSLTASGFGIETEMAVECVKHNISTAVVPITYLPRPDESDTNLRPFRDGATIILTLYQMAKTNNPLFYFGSVGLGSTVVGFLLGAYVAYDWVVNSISHEVIAVIGSFAILLGIQLLMFGVLSDMLVAVNREQTRRLEDIAVQLTHESPNQPADVFDDQQTGDAEGTEESDSGTEPAVSPRQPDK, encoded by the coding sequence ATGGCCGACCGAGACGACGTCTGTATACTGTTGCCGACATTCAACGAGGCTGAGACTATCGAGTCGGTCGTGTCCGGGTTCCGTGAGCAGGGCTTCGACAACGTCCTCGTCATCGACGGCGGGTCGACCGATAAGACACAGGAAGTCGCCGAATCAGCCGGTGCACGGGTCGTCGAACAGTCCGGCTCGGGGAAGGGGCAGGCCGTCAGAGAGGCGGTGGCGCGCCACATCGAGCAGCCGTACGTCCTGATGGCTGACGGCGACGCGACATATCGGCCCGACGAGGCAGACCGGTTGCTCGAACCGCTGCTCTCGGGACAGGCCGCACACGTCATCGGAAACCGCTTTGCGGATATGCAGCCCGGCGCGATGACGAAACTCAACCAGATCGGCAACCGTATCATCAATAGTGCCTTCGAAACGATCCACGGACGGGACCTCACTGATATCCTCTCGGGGTATCGTGCGTTTACGCGGCAGTCGTTCCAGCGGAGTTCGCTGACGGCGTCGGGCTTCGGTATCGAGACCGAGATGGCTGTCGAGTGTGTCAAACACAACATCTCGACGGCGGTGGTGCCGATCACCTATCTGCCCCGGCCCGACGAGTCCGATACGAACCTCCGCCCGTTCCGGGACGGCGCAACGATTATCCTGACGCTGTACCAGATGGCAAAGACCAACAATCCGCTCTTTTACTTCGGGAGCGTCGGCCTCGGGAGCACTGTGGTCGGGTTCCTGCTCGGAGCGTACGTGGCCTACGACTGGGTTGTCAACAGCATCTCACACGAGGTGATAGCCGTTATCGGCTCGTTCGCTATTCTGCTGGGGATCCAACTTCTCATGTTCGGTGTCCTCTCAGATATGCTCGTGGCGGTGAACCGCGAGCAGACGCGCCGGTTGGAGGACATCGCTGTCCAACTCACACACGAGAGCCCCAATCAGCCGGCGGATGTGTTCGATGACCAGCAGACCGGCGACGCGGAAGGCACCGAGGAGAGCGACAGCGGGACAGAGCCGGCGGTATCTCCGCGTCAGCCCGACAAATAG
- a CDS encoding helix-turn-helix domain-containing protein, whose product MSSEVFTAAEEEEESGPCAVIESLEQIGSRWRLVVLHELQNGEQRFNELKRATDASSRTLSRVLDDLQEMDFVDRRLEEDAPVATYYQLTPKGESLCPVFDEIEDWAEEWLAGCQS is encoded by the coding sequence ATGTCATCTGAAGTATTCACTGCCGCTGAGGAAGAGGAAGAGAGCGGGCCGTGTGCCGTCATCGAATCGCTGGAACAGATCGGGTCGCGCTGGCGACTAGTCGTGCTCCACGAACTCCAGAACGGCGAACAGCGGTTCAACGAGCTCAAACGCGCCACCGACGCCAGCTCTCGAACCCTCTCGCGGGTCCTCGATGACCTTCAGGAGATGGACTTCGTCGACCGTCGCCTAGAAGAGGACGCCCCGGTCGCGACGTACTACCAGCTCACCCCCAAGGGGGAATCGCTCTGTCCGGTGTTCGACGAGATCGAGGACTGGGCCGAGGAGTGGCTGGCCGGCTGCCAGAGCTAA
- a CDS encoding DoxX family membrane protein, which yields MAFESAGAAELFLLGRLLFGGVLAFMGLNHFQSAEQMTPYAEAKGLPAPAASVYGSGGLLLVSGVLLILGAYPVIAAGALATFLIASAVMMHNFWAVPDDQIQDEMTQFLKNVALAGGAIALLAVAGTSWPYSVGMALF from the coding sequence ATGGCGTTTGAGTCCGCCGGGGCGGCCGAACTGTTCCTGCTGGGGCGGCTCCTGTTCGGTGGGGTTCTCGCTTTCATGGGTCTGAACCACTTCCAGAGCGCCGAGCAGATGACTCCCTACGCGGAGGCAAAGGGACTTCCGGCACCCGCGGCATCAGTTTACGGGAGCGGCGGGCTGCTCCTCGTCAGCGGCGTCCTCCTCATCCTCGGCGCGTACCCCGTCATCGCGGCCGGGGCGCTGGCGACGTTCCTCATCGCTTCCGCCGTCATGATGCATAATTTCTGGGCCGTCCCGGACGACCAGATACAGGACGAGATGACGCAGTTCCTCAAGAACGTCGCCCTCGCCGGCGGCGCGATAGCGTTGCTGGCGGTGGCCGGCACATCGTGGCCGTACAGCGTCGGTATGGCCCTGTTCTGA